A stretch of Saccharomyces cerevisiae S288C chromosome IV, complete sequence DNA encodes these proteins:
- the ADA2 gene encoding chromatin-binding transcription regulator ADA2 (Transcription coactivator; component of the ADA and SAGA transcriptional adaptor/HAT (histone acetyltransferase) complexes) produces MSNKFHCDVCSADCTNRVRVSCAICPEYDLCVPCFSQGSYTGKHRPYHDYRIIETNSYPILCPDWGADEELQLIKGAQTLGLGNWQDIADHIGSRGKEEVKEHYLKYYLESKYYPIPDITQNIHVPQDEFLEQRRHRIESFRERPLEPPRKPMASVPSCHEVQGFMPGRLEFETEFENEAEGPVKDMVFEPDDQPLDIELKFAILDIYNSRLTTRAEKKRLLFENHLMDYRKLQAIDKKRSKEAKELYNRIKPFARVMTAQDFEEFSKDILEELHCRARIQQLQEWRSNGLTTLEAGLKYERDKQARISSFEKFGASTAASLSEGNSRYRSNSAHRSNAEYSQNYSENGGRKKNMTISDIQHAPDYALLSNDEQQLCIQLKILPKPYLVLKEVMFRELLKTGGNLSKSACRELLNIDPIKANRIYDFFQSQNWM; encoded by the coding sequence ATGTCAAACAAGTTTCACTGTGACGTTTGTTCAGCTGATTGCACGAACAGAGTGAGGGTTTCATGTGCTATTTGTCCCGAATACGACTTATGCGTGCCCTGCTTTTCACAAGGCTCGTATACAGGAAAGCATCGCCCTTACCATGATTATAGGATAATAGAGACCAATTCATACCCCATTCTCTGTCCTGATTGGGGTGCCGATGAAGAATTGCAGTTGATTAAAGGCGCACAGACTTTAGGGCTCGGTAATTGGCAGGATATTGCTGACCATATAGGCAGCAGAggcaaagaagaagttaaGGAACATTACCTAAAATATTATCTGGAAAGCAAATACTATCCAATACCTGATATTACCCAAAATATACATGTCCCACAAgatgaatttttggaaCAGCGAAGGCATAGAATCGAGTCCTTCCGGGAGAGGCCGCTAGAGCCTCCAAGAAAGCCCATGGCATCGGTTCCTAGCTGCCATGAAGTACAGGGGTTTATGCCGGGCAGATTAGAATTTGAAACAGAATTCGAAAATGAAGCTGAAGGTCCCGTAAAGGATATGGTTTTTGAACCTGATGACCAGCCCTTAGACATTGAATTGAAGTTTGCCATCTTGGACATTTACAATTCTAGATTGACAACCAGagcagaaaagaaaaggctATTATTTGAAAACCATTTAATGGATTACAGAAAGTTGCAAGCTATTGACAAAAAGAGGAGCAAAGAAGCCAAAGAATTGTATAACCGCATAAAACCTTTTGCTCGTGTTATGACTGCACAGGATTTTGAGGAATTTAGCAAGGATATATTAGAAGAATTGCATTGCAGGGCAAGAATACAGCAATTACAAGAATGGAGAAGCAATGGGTTAACCACGTTAGAAGCAGGTCTTAAGTATGAACGAGATAAGCAAGCTAGAATTAGCAGTTTCGAGAAATTTGGCGCTTCTACGGCGGCGTCACTCAGTGAGGGCAATAGCCGTTATAGGTCGAATTCTGCACATAGGTCGAACGCAGAATACAGCCAAAACTACAGCGAAAATGGCggtagaaagaaaaatatgacCATTAGCGATATACAGCATGCACCTGACTATGCACTGTTGTCCAACGACGAGCAGCAACTTTGTATTCAACTGAAAATTTTACCTAAACCGTATCTCGTTCTAAAAGAGGTAATGTTCAGAGAACTGTTGAAGACTGGGGGTAATCTAAGCAAAAGCGCATGTAGGGAACTACTTAATATAGACCCCATAAAAGCGAATAGAATATACGATTTTTTCCAGAGCCAGAATTGGAtgtaa
- the UTP6 gene encoding snoRNA-binding rRNA-processing protein UTP6 (Nucleolar protein; component of the small subunit (SSU) processome containing the U3 snoRNA that is involved in processing of pre-18S rRNA) yields MSKTRYYLEQCIPEMDDLVEKGLFTKNEVSLIMKKRTDFEHRLNSRGSSINDYIKYINYESNVNKLRAKRCKRILQVKKTNSLSDWSIQQRIGFIYQRGTNKFPQDLKFWAMYLNYMKARGNQTSYKKIHNIYNQLLKLHPTNVDIWISCAKYEYEVHANFKSCRNIFQNGLRFNPDVPKLWYEYVKFELNFITKLINRRKVMGLINEREQELDMQNEQKNNQAPDEEKSHLQVPSTGDSMKDKLNELPEADISVLGNAETNPALRGDIALTIFDVCMKTLGKHYINKHKGYYAISDSKMNIELNKETLNYLFSESLRYIKLFDEFLDLERDYLINHVLQFWKNDMYDLSLRKDLPELYLKTVMIDITLNIRYMPVEKLDIDQLQLSVKKYFAYISKLDSASVKSLKNEYRSYLQDNYLKKMNAEDDPRYKILDLIISKL; encoded by the coding sequence ATGTCGAAGACAAGATACTATTTGGAACAATGTATTCCTGAAATGGATGACTTGGTGGAGAAAGGACTATTCACTAAAAATGAAGTTTCATTAattatgaagaaaagaactGATTTTGAGCATAGATTAAATTCCAGAGGGTCTAGCATAAATGACTATATAAAATACATTAACTATGAAAGTAACGTCAATAAATTACGTGCCAAGCGGTGTAAGAGAATCTTACAGGTTAAAAAGACGAACAGTCTATCTGATTGGTCTATTCAACAAAGAATAGGTTTTATTTATCAAAGAGGAACGAACAAATTTCCACAAGATTTAAAGTTTTGGGCAATGTATTTGAACTACATGAAAGCGAGAGGTAACCAAACAtcatacaaaaaaattcacaACATTTATAATCAGCTTCTAAAGTTGCACCCAACGAATGTGGACATTTGGATTAGTTGTGCGAAATACGAATATGAAGTTCATGCTAACTTCAAGAGttgtagaaatatttttcagaatGGGTTGAGGTTTAACCCTGATGTGCCTAAGCTATGGTATGAATATGTAAAATTCGAGCTGAATTTCATCACTAAGTTGATTAACAGAAGAAAAGTGATGGGTTTAATCAATGAAAGAGAGCAGGAGCTCGACATGCAAAATGAACAAAAGAATAACCAAGCCCCCGACGAAGAAAAATCTCATTTACAAGTTCCATCCACTGGTGATTCAATGAAAGATAAATTAAACGAGTTACCAGAGGCAGACATCAGCGTACTAGGTAATGCAGAGACCAACCCAGCATTACGCGGTGACATTGCATTAACTATTTTCGATGTGTGTATGAAGACTTTGGGCAAGCATTATATTAATAAGCATAAGGGTTACTATGCCATCTCAGATTCCAAAATGAATATTGAACTAAATAAGGAGACCTTGAATTACCTATTCAGTGAGTCACTAAGGTATATTAAACtatttgatgaatttttagACTTGGAAAGAGACTATCTTATCAATCACGTGTTGcagttttggaaaaatgaCATGTATGACCTTTCGCTCCGTAAGGATCTACCAGAATTGTATTTGAAAACAGTAATGATTGACATCACTCTAAATATCAGATATATGCCAGTTGAGAAACTCGATATTGATCAATTACAATTGTCTGTTAAGAAGTATTTTGCATATATATCGAAATTGGATAGCGCATCGGTGAagtcattgaaaaatgagtATCGTTCATATTTACAAGAcaattatttgaaaaagatgaatgCAGAAGATGATCCTAGGTATAAAATTCTAGATTTAATTATCAGCAAACTTTAA
- the RPS18A gene encoding 40S ribosomal protein uS13 RPS18A (Protein component of the small (40S) ribosomal subunit; homologous to mammalian ribosomal protein S18 and bacterial S13; RPS18A has a paralog, RPS18B, that arose from the whole genome duplication; protein increases in abundance and relocalizes from cytoplasm to nuclear foci upon DNA replication stress), producing the protein MSLVVQEQGSFQHILRLLNTNVDGNIKIVYALTTIKGVGRRYSNLVCKKADVDLHKRAGELTQEELERIVQIMQNPTHYKIPAWFLNRQNDITDGKDYHTLANNVESKLRDDLERLKKIRAHRGIRHFWGLRVRGQHTKTTGRRRA; encoded by the exons ATGTCTTTAGTTGTCCAAGAACAAGGTTCCTTCCAACACATTTTACG TTTGTTGAACACTAACGTTGACGGTAACATTAAGATCGTTTACGCTTTGACCACTATCAAGGGTGTTGGTCGTCGTTACTCCAACTTGGTCTGTAAGAAGGCTGATGTTGATTTACACAAGAGAGCTGGTGAATTGACCCaagaagaattggaaagaattgtTCAAATTATGCAAAACCCAACTCACTACAAAATCCCAGCTTGGTTCTTGAACCGTCAAAATGACATCACTGATGGTAAGGACTACCACACTTTGGCTAACAACGTCGAATCCAAATTGAGAGATGACTTGGAaagattaaagaaaatcagAGCTCATCGTGGTATCAGACACTTCTGGGGTTTGCGTGTTAGAGGTCAACACACCAAGACCACTGGTAGAAGAAGAGCTTAA
- the YHP1 gene encoding Yhp1p (Homeobox transcriptional repressor; binds Mcm1p and early cell cycle box (ECB) elements of cell cycle regulated genes, thereby restricting ECB-mediated transcription to the M/G1 interval; YHP1 has a paralog, YOX1, that arose from the whole genome duplication): MESRNTVLPSLPNIITGTSNSPFQLHTLPNTNFPSDDQGDIRLPPLAASAHIVRPVVNIYKSPCDEERPKRKSPQAVDFLSQRVTTSMTPLSKPKKLSSHSPFTPTVRVCSKEQPPQSMHSYKKVNILTPLSAAKAVLTPTTRKEKKRSFAFITHSQETFPKKEPKIDNARLARRKRRRTSSYELGILQTAFDECPTPNKAKRIELSEQCNMSEKSVQIWFQNKRQAAKKHKNSGNTSHCKVHSNDSMSMISYSDAALEITSTPTSTKEAITAELLKTSPANTSSIFEDHHITPCKPGGQLKFHRKSVLVKRTLSNTGHSEIIKSPKGKENRLKFNAYERKPLGEVDLNSFKN; encoded by the coding sequence atGGAAAGCAGAAATACCGTGCTTCCTTCTTTACCAAACATTATTACAGGTACTTCTAATTCGCCTTTCCAACTGCATACTTTGCCAAATACAAACTTCCCTAGTGATGACCAAGGTGACATCAGGTTGCCACCATTAGCTGCATCTGCGCACATTGTGAGACCAGTGgtaaatatttataaaaGTCCTTGCGATGAGGAAAGgccaaaaaggaaaagtcCACAGGCTGTGGATTTCTTATCACAACGTGTAACCACTTCCATGACGCCTTTATCCAAGCCCAAGAAGCTGAGCTCTCATTCACCATTCACGCCAACGGTCAGAGTCTGTTCTAAAGAGCAGCCACCTCAGAGTATGCACTCTTATAAAAAAGTTAATATTCTTACTCCTCTATCTGCTGCAAAGGCTGTTCTCACACCAACcacaagaaaagaaaagaaaaggtcATTTGCCTTTATTACACACTCACAGGAAACTTTTCCAAAGAAGGAGCCTAAGATAGACAATGCTCGGTTAGCTCGTcggaaaagaagaagaacttcATCATATGAGCTTGGGATATTGCAAACAGCATTTGACGAATGTCCCACGCCCAATAAGGCTAAAAGGATAGAGTTATCCGAGCAATGTAATATGTCCGAAAAATCGGTTCAAATATGGTTTCAGAACAAAAGGCAGGCTGCTAAAAAGCACAAGAACAGTGGCAACACCAGCCATTGCAAAGTTCACTCTAATGATTCGATGTCTATGATATCTTACTCAGACGCTGCGTTGGAAATTACCTCTACGCCAACGAGTACGAAGGAGGCTATTACTGCAGAGTTGCTGAAAACTTCACCTGCCAATACGTCCTCGATCTTCGAAGACCACCACATAACGCCTTGCAAGCCCGGCGGACAGCTCAAGTTCCACAGGAAATCTGTGCTTGTTAAGAGAACATTATCAAATACCGGTCATAGCGAGATTATCAAAAGTCCTAAAGGCAAGGAAAACCGCCTAAAGTTCAATGCATACGAAAGAAAACCCCTTGGGGAGGTCGATctcaattctttcaaaaactaA
- the PPN1 gene encoding endopolyphosphatase (Dual endo- and exopolyphosphatase with a role in phosphate metabolism; acts as both an endopolyphosphatase cleaving long chains of polyphosphate distributively to generate shorter polymer chains and as an exopolyphosphatase catalyzing the hydrolysis of terminal phosphate from polyphosphate; localizes to the vacuole, nucleus and cytosol; functions as a homodimer; relocalizes from vacuole to cytoplasm upon DNA replication stress) — protein sequence MVVVGKSEVRNVSMSRPKKKSLIAILSTCVLFFLVFIIGAKFQYVSVFSKFLDDRGDNESLQLLNDIEFTRLGLTPREPVIIKDVKTGKERKLHGRFLHITDIHPDPYYVEGSSIDAVCHTGKPSKKKDVAPKFGKAMSGCDSPVILMEETLRWIKENLRDKIDFVIWTGDNIRHDNDRKHPRTEAQIFDMNNIVADKMTELFSAGNEEDPRDFDVSVIPSLGNNDVFPHNMFALGPTLQTREYYRIWKNFVPQQQQRTFDRSASFLTEVIPGKLAVLSINTLYLFKANPLVDNCNSKKEPGYQLLLWFGYVLEELRSRGMKVWLSGHVPPIAKNFDQSCYDKFTLWTHEYRDIIIGGLYGHMNIDHFIPTDGKKARKSLLKAMEQSTRVQQGEDSNEEDEETELNRILDHAMAAKEVFLMGAKPSNKEAYMNTVRDTYYRKVWNKLERVDEKNVENEKKKKEKKDKKKKKPITRKELIERYSIVNIGGSVIPTFNPSFRIWEYNITDIVNDSNFAVSEYKPWDEFFESLNKIMEDSLLEDEMDSSNIEVGINREKMGEKKNKKKKKNDKTMPIEMPDKYELGPAYVPQLFTPTRFVQFYADLEKINQELHNSFVESKDIFRYEIEYTSDEKPYSMDSLTVGSYLDLAGRLYENKPAWEKYVEWSFASSGYKDD from the coding sequence ATGGTTGTAGTGGGTAAGAGTGAAGTGCGCAATGTAAGCATGAGTAGgccgaagaagaaatcattGATTGCCATCCTGTCGACCtgtgttttgtttttcctcGTGTTTATAATTGGTGCTAAATTTCAATATGTTTCCGTTTTCTCCAAATTCTTAGATGACAGGGGGGACAACGAGTCACTTCAATTGCTCAATGACATAGAATTTACAAGGCTAGGACTGACACCTAGGGAGCCAGTAATTATCAAAGACGTAAAGACAGGGAAGGAGAGAAAATTACATGGACGGTTCCTTCATATTACCGATATTCATCCTGACCCTTATTATGTGGAAGGAAGCTCTATTGATGCAGTTTGTCACACAGGAAAACcaagcaaaaaaaaggatgtGGCACCCAAGTTTGGGAAGGCAATGTCTGGATGTGATTCTCCCGTTATTTTAATGGAAGAAACTCTGAGATGgattaaagaaaatcttaGAGATAAGATTGATTTTGTCATTTGGACGGGTGATAATATCAGACATGACAATGACCGGAAACATCCAAGAACAGAAGCacaaatttttgatatgAACAATATCGTTGCTGATAAAATGACAGAATTATTTAGTGCTGgcaatgaagaagatcCAAGAGATTTTGATGTGTCTGTCATTCCAAGTCTTGGAAACAATGATGTCTTTCCACATAACATGTTTGCACTAGGACCAACTCTACAAACTAGAGAATATTATaggatttggaaaaattttgttccgcagcagcagcaaagAACTTTTGATAGGAGTGCTTCATTTTTGACTGAAGTTATTCCAGGGAAGCTTGCTGTCCTGTCAATTAACACGCTGTACTTATTCAAGGCCAATCCGTTAGTTGACAATtgtaattcaaaaaaagaaccaGGTTACCAACTTTTACTTTGGTTCGGTTATGTATTAGAAGAACTAAGGAGTAGGGGAATGAAAGTATGGTTAAGTGGACATGTACCTCCAATCGCAAAAAATTTCGATCAGTCGTGCTACGATAAGTTCACGCTATGGACTCACGAATACAGGGATATAATCATTGGAGGATTATACGGTCACATGAATATTGACCACTTCATCCCAACGGATGGTAAAAAAGCTAGAAAATCGTTATTGAAAGCCATGGAGCAATCCACTCGTGTTCAACAAGGAGAAGACAGTAATGAAGAGGACGAAGAAACTGAATTGAATAGAATTCTGGATCACGCTATGGCGGCaaaagaagtttttttaatggGAGCGAAACCATCTAACAAAGAAGCATATATGAACACCGTCCGCGACACATACTATCGGAAAGTGTGGAATAAGCTGGAAAGAgtggatgaaaaaaatgttgaaaatgagaagaaaaagaaagaaaagaaggacaaaaaaaagaaaaagccaATCACTAGAAAAGAGCTCATTGAACGCTATTCCATTGTGAACATAGGTGGTTCAGTCATTCCAACTTTCAATCCTTCCTTTAGGATCTGGGAATATAACATCACCGACATAGTGAATGACTCCAATTTTGCAGTTTCGGAGTATAAGCCCTGGGATGAATTTTTCGAGTCACTAAATAAGATTATGGAAGACTCTTTGCTAGAAGATGAAATGGACAGCAGTAATATCGAGGTTGGGATCAACCGCGAGAAGATGggcgaaaagaaaaacaagaagaaaaagaaaaatgacaaGACTATGCCAATTGAGATGCCAGACAAATACGAACTCGGCCCTGCATATGTACCGCAGTTATTCACTCCGACGCGTTTCGTCCAATTCTACGCCGActtggaaaaaatcaatcaagAATTACATAATTCATTTGTTGAATCTAAGGATATTTTCAGGTATGAGATAGAATATACCTCAGACGAGAAACCATACTCAATGGATTCGTTAACAGTAGGAAGTTATTTGGATCTTGCAGGCAGATTATACGAAAACAAACCTGCATGGGAAAAATACGTCGAATGGTCATTTGCGTCTTCTGGATATAAAGATGATTAA
- the TSA2 gene encoding thioredoxin peroxidase TSA2 (Stress inducible cytoplasmic thioredoxin peroxidase; cooperates with Tsa1p in the removal of reactive oxygen, nitrogen and sulfur species using thioredoxin as hydrogen donor; deletion enhances the mutator phenotype of tsa1 mutants; protein abundance increases in response to DNA replication stress; TSA2 has a paralog, TSA1, that arose from the whole genome duplication) gives MVAEVQKQAPPFKKTAVVDGIFEEISLEKYKGKYVVLAFVPLAFSFVCPTEIVAFSDAAKKFEDQGAQVLFASTDSEYSLLAWTNLPRKDGGLGPVKVPLLADKNHSLSRDYGVLIEKEGIALRGLFIIDPKGIIRHITINDLSVGRNVNEALRLVEGFQWTDKNGTVLPCNWTPGAATIKPDVKDSKEYFKNANN, from the coding sequence ATGGTAGCAGaagttcaaaaacaagCCCCACCATTTAAGAAAACCGCCGTAGTCGACGGTATCTTCGAGGAAATTTCACTGGAAAAGTATAAAGGTAAGTACGTTGTTCTAGCTTTTGTCCCATTGGCTTTTTCATTTGTCTGTCCAACTGAGATTGTTGCGTTTTCCGATGCCGCCAAGAAATTCGAAGATCAGGGCGCCCAAGTTTTATTTGCCTCCACCGACTCTGAATATTCCTTACTGGCATGGACCAACCTTCCCAGAAAAGACGGTGGATTAGGTCCAGTTAAAGTTCCTTTGCTTGCTGATAAGAATCATTCCTTATCCAGAGACTATGGCGTtttgattgaaaaagaaggtaTAGCTTTAAGAGGTTTGTTCATAATCGACCCGAAGGGAATCATTAGACATATCACTATCAATGATTTATCTGTTGGCAGAAACGTCAATGAAGCTTTGAGATTAGTCGAAGGTTTCCAGTGGACTGACAAAAATGGTACAGTTTTGCCATGCAACTGGACCCCAGGAGCCGCCACCATCAAACCTGACGTTAAAGATTCCAAGGagtatttcaaaaatgccAATAATTAA
- the GUK1 gene encoding guanylate kinase (Guanylate kinase; converts GMP to GDP; required for growth and mannose outer chain elongation of cell wall N-linked glycoproteins), which produces MSRPIVISGPSGTGKSTLLKKLFAEYPDSFGFSVSSTTRTPRAGEVNGKDYNFVSVDEFKSMIKNNEFIEWAQFSGNYYGSTVASVKQVSKSGKTCILDIDMQGVKSVKAIPELNARFLFIAPPSVEDLKKRLEGRGTETEESINKRLSAAQAELAYAETGAHDKVIVNDDLDKAYKELKDFIFAEK; this is translated from the coding sequence ATGTCCCGTCCTATCGTAATTTCTGGCCCAAGTGGTACAGGTAAATCTACactgttgaagaaattgttcGCTGAATACCCAGATTCTTTCGGGTTTAGTGTTTCATCCACTACTAGAACCCCAAGAGCTGGCGAAGTAAACGGTAAGGACTATAACTTTGTCTCCGTAGATGAATTCAAATCTATGATTAAGAACAATGAATTCATTGAATGGGCGCAATTCTCCGGTAACTACTATGGTAGTACTGTCGCTTCCGTCAAACAAGTCAGTAAATCTGGTAAGACTTGTATTTTAGATATTGATATGCAGGGTGTCAAATCTGTCAAGGCTATCCCAGAGTTAAATGCCAGGTTTTTGTTTATTGCTCCACCATCGGTCGaggatttgaaaaaaagattagaAGGTAGAGGTACGGAGACCGAAGAATCCATCAACAAGAGGTTAAGCGCCGCTCAAGCTGAATTGGCATATGCTGAGACAGGTGCCCATGACAAAGTTATTGTCAATGATGATTTGGACAAGGCCTACAAGGAATTGAAGGATTTTATCTTTGCAGAAAAATGA
- the NHX1 gene encoding bifunctional K:H/Na:H antiporter NHX1 (Na+/H+ and K+/H+ exchanger; required for intracellular sequestration of Na+ and K+; located in the vacuole and late endosome compartments; required for osmotolerance to acute hypertonic shock and for vacuolar fusion; ortholog of human NHE9, which is linked to autism): MLSKVLLNIAFKVLLTTAKRAVDPDDDDELLPSPDLPGSDDPIAGDPDVDLNPVTEEMFSSWALFIMLLLLISALWSSYYLTQKRIRAVHETVLSIFYGMVIGLIIRMSPGHYIQDTVTFNSSYFFNVLLPPIILNSGYELNQVNFFNNMLSILIFAIPGTFISAVVIGIILYIWTFLGLESIDISFADAMSVGATLSATDPVTILSIFNAYKVDPKLYTIIFGESLLNDAISIVMFETCQKFHGQPATFSSVFEGAGLFLMTFSVSLLIGVLIGILVALLLKHTHIRRYPQIESCLILLIAYESYFFSNGCHMSGIVSLLFCGITLKHYAYYNMSRRSQITIKYIFQLLARLSENFIFIYLGLELFTEVELVYKPLLIIVAAISICVARWCAVFPLSQFVNWIYRVKTIRSMSGITGENISVPDEIPYNYQMMTFWAGLRGAVGVALALGIQGEYKFTLLATVLVVVVLTVIIFGGTTAGMLEVLNIKTGCISEEDTSDDEFDIEAPRAINLLNGSSIQTDLGPYSDNNSPDISIDQFAVSSNKNLPNNISTTGGNTFGGLNETENTSPNPARSSMDKRNLRDKLGTIFNSDSQWFQNFDEQVLKPVFLDNVSPSLQDSATQSPADFSSQNH; encoded by the coding sequence ATGCTATCCAAGGTATTGCTGAATATAGCTTTCAAGGTGCTGTTAACCACCGCCAAGAGAGCAGTTGATCctgacgatgatgatgaacttCTACCTTCCCCGGATCTCCCGGGTAGCGATGACCCTATTGCAGGTGATCCTGATGTAGACTTAAACCCTGTTACAGAAGAAATGTTCTCTTCATGGGCATTGTTCATTATGTTGCTCCTATTGATCTCTGCATTGTGGTCTAGTTACTATTTAACTCAGAAACGAATTAGGGCAGTGCATGAAACTGTGctttctattttttatgGTATGGTTATTGGCTTGATAATAAGGATGTCCCCCGGGCATTATATTCAAGATACGGTTACTTTTAATTCATCCTACTTTTTTAATGTTCTATTGCCGCCAATTATTTTAAATAGTGGGTACGAGTTGAATCAAgtgaactttttcaataatatgTTATCTATCTTAATTTTCGCCATACCGGGCACCTTCATATCTGCTGTGGTTATTGGAATCATATTGTATATCTGGACCTTTTTAGGACTAGAGAGTATTGACATTTCATTCGCAGATGCAATGTCTGTTGGTGCTACATTATCTGCTACCGACCCTGTTacaattctttcaattttcaaTGCGTATAAAGTGGATCCTAAGCTATATACCATCATTTTTGGAGAATCACTGTTAAATGATGCCATCTCTATTGTTATGTTTGAAACCtgtcaaaaatttcatgGTCAACCTGCAACATTTTCGTCGGTTTTTGAAGGGGCAGGCCTCTTTTTGATGACTTTCTCCGTTTCGTTGTTGATAGGCGTTCTTATAGGAATTCTTGTTGCTCTTCTGTTGAAACACACTCACATAAGGCGCTATCCTCAAATTGAGAGTTGTTTGATCTTGTTGATTGCTTATGAATCctattttttctccaacGGTTGCCATATGTCCGGTATCGTCTCCTTGTTATTTTGCGGAATTACTTTAAAACATTACGCCTATTATAACATGTCAAGAAGATCACAGATCACCATTAAGTATATTTTCCAACTATTGGCAAGATTATCAGAGAATTTCATCTTTATCTATCTAGGTTTAGAACTTTTTACTGAAGTAGAACTAGTCTATAAGCCACTGCTAATTATTGTGGCAGCTATTTCTATATGTGTTGCTCGTTGGTGTGCTGTGTTCCCATTGTCGCAATTTGTTAACTGGATATATAGAGTAAAGACAATCAGATCTATGAGCGGCATAACCGGAGAAAATATTTCTGTTCCCGATGAAATACCCTACAATTACCAAATGATGACATTTTGGGCAGGTTTACGTGGTGCTGTTGGTGTCGCCTTGGCGTTGGGAATTCAAGGTGAGTATAAGTTCACTTTATTGGCAACGGTccttgttgttgttgttttaACAGTTATCATTTTTGGGGGCACTACTGCAGGAATGTTAGAAGTTTTAAATATTAAGACTGGTTGCATAAGTGAAGAAGATACATCTGATGACGAGTTTGATATAGAGGCTCCAAGGGCgataaatttattgaaCGGTAGTTCTATTCAGACAGATTTGGGCCCATATTCTGACAACAATTCTCCAGATATTTCAATTGACCAATTCGCGGTCAGCAGTAACAAGAATCTCCCCAATAACATATCCACAACTGGTGGTAATACTTTTGGAGGCCTTAATGAAACTGAGAATACTAGCCCTAACCCGGCAAGGTCTTCTATGGATAAGCGTAATTTGAGAGATAAACTGGGAACAATCTTTAATTCCGACTCACAAtggtttcaaaattttgatgaacAGGTATTGAAGCCAGTATTCTTGGACAACGTTTCTCCATCCTTACAAGATTCGGCTACGCAATCACCTGCAGATTTCTCTTCCCAAAACCACTAG